In one window of Nakamurella sp. PAMC28650 DNA:
- a CDS encoding class I adenylate-forming enzyme family protein gives MEYLPWNQPASRLESVCVCDARRTLTYREMGDAVDAVAEQLAEMGVGPGDVVAVMLPNRVELLVVLLAAWRLRAAATPVNPSFTATEADYQVGNADASVVVGESASTPTAGRPLLTVDELRTRALGTLPAPTTTAQDIALIVYTSGSTGRPKGVLLDHARLQFMASTMGEHTRIGAVEGVVERCLLVLPLFHVNAICVSWLATALAGGELILLQRFEPRGFLDAIEQYRPTYFSAVPTIYARLAELPGDVVPDTSSLRFAICGAAPVSRELLTAIEQRFGIALVEGYGLTEGTCASTCNPVDGERRIGTVGPALPGQRIAIAGPDGTHLPTGETGEILVAGPNVMIGYLGLPEVTAETVVDGWLHTGDVGRLDQDGYLTIVDRIKDMIIRGGENIYPKEIENVLHSFPGVLEAAVVGRPDERYGEVPVAYVVAQPGSLVTSEALLEHCRIQLTRVKLPVAISVLPQLPRNGVGKIDKLSLRRSTPN, from the coding sequence GTGGAATACCTGCCGTGGAACCAGCCTGCCTCGCGTCTGGAGTCGGTCTGCGTCTGTGACGCCCGCCGCACGTTGACCTACCGCGAGATGGGCGATGCCGTGGACGCGGTTGCCGAGCAGCTGGCCGAGATGGGCGTCGGCCCAGGTGATGTGGTGGCGGTCATGCTTCCCAATCGGGTCGAGCTGCTGGTCGTGTTGCTGGCCGCCTGGCGACTGCGGGCCGCGGCGACACCGGTCAATCCGTCGTTCACCGCCACCGAGGCGGACTACCAGGTCGGCAACGCGGATGCGTCGGTGGTGGTGGGGGAGAGTGCGAGCACCCCGACGGCAGGACGTCCGCTGCTGACGGTCGACGAACTGCGCACCCGTGCCCTGGGAACGCTGCCCGCGCCGACCACCACGGCGCAGGACATCGCGTTGATCGTCTACACCAGTGGATCGACCGGCCGGCCCAAGGGCGTCCTGCTCGACCATGCCCGCCTGCAGTTCATGGCCTCGACGATGGGTGAGCACACCCGCATCGGCGCGGTCGAGGGTGTCGTAGAGCGCTGCCTGCTGGTGCTGCCGCTGTTCCACGTCAACGCGATCTGCGTCAGCTGGCTGGCGACCGCTCTGGCCGGCGGCGAGCTGATTCTCCTGCAGCGCTTCGAGCCCCGTGGCTTCCTGGATGCGATCGAGCAGTACCGACCCACCTATTTCTCGGCCGTACCGACCATCTACGCACGTCTGGCCGAGCTGCCGGGCGACGTGGTGCCGGACACGTCGTCCCTGCGGTTCGCGATCTGCGGTGCCGCGCCGGTCAGTCGGGAGCTGCTGACGGCGATCGAGCAGCGTTTCGGCATCGCCCTCGTGGAGGGCTACGGACTCACCGAGGGCACCTGCGCCAGTACGTGCAATCCCGTCGACGGCGAGCGGCGGATCGGGACGGTCGGGCCGGCCCTGCCCGGGCAGCGCATCGCCATCGCGGGGCCGGACGGTACCCACCTGCCGACCGGCGAGACCGGGGAGATCCTGGTGGCTGGTCCGAACGTGATGATCGGCTACCTCGGACTCCCGGAGGTCACCGCGGAGACGGTCGTCGACGGTTGGCTGCACACCGGCGACGTCGGGCGGCTCGACCAGGACGGCTACCTCACCATCGTCGACCGCATCAAGGACATGATCATCCGTGGCGGGGAGAACATCTACCCCAAGGAGATCGAGAACGTCCTGCACTCCTTCCCCGGTGTCCTGGAGGCCGCCGTGGTCGGTCGGCCGGACGAGCGCTACGGCGAGGTCCCCGTCGCCTACGTCGTCGCCCAGCCAGGCAGCCTGGTGACGTCCGAGGCGCTGCTCGAGCACTGCCGCATCCAGCTGACCAGGGTGAAACTCCCGGTGGCCATCAGCGTCTTGCCCCAGCTCCCCCGCAACGGGGTCGGAAAGATCGACAAGCTCTCACTGCGCCGGAGCACCCCGAACTGA
- a CDS encoding carbohydrate ABC transporter permease: MTDIITGPDAAMARRTGADPARRRRRRERGGRALRVTAAVVISVVLVFPLYWMVVVAFRSRADLLAGVLRLWPRALTLENFRQVFASFPVATWFGNSVAISLVVAAITVTVSMLAGYAFAQLRFRGAGVLFLVSLATLMIPVQVIMVTLFKLVTTFGLYGSYWAVILPTSASAFGVFLARQFILAIPRDLIEAARIDGAGHLRVFARIVLPLSRPLLAVLFFMSVLQTWNDFAWPLIALKQNQLFTLPIGLLYLQGQFGSDYGGTMAFALLNVTPMVVLFLIFQRYFVQGFARSGIR; encoded by the coding sequence ATGACGGACATCATCACCGGGCCGGACGCCGCAATGGCGCGGCGCACGGGAGCTGATCCCGCACGCCGGCGCCGCCGCCGGGAGCGGGGCGGCCGTGCGCTGCGGGTGACCGCCGCCGTCGTCATCAGCGTCGTGCTGGTGTTCCCGCTGTACTGGATGGTCGTCGTCGCATTCCGCTCCCGCGCCGATCTGCTGGCCGGTGTCCTGCGCCTGTGGCCGCGTGCGTTGACCCTGGAGAATTTCCGGCAGGTCTTCGCCTCCTTTCCGGTGGCCACCTGGTTCGGCAATTCCGTTGCCATTTCACTGGTGGTCGCGGCGATCACGGTGACCGTCAGCATGCTGGCCGGTTATGCCTTCGCCCAGTTGCGTTTCCGCGGTGCCGGCGTCCTGTTCCTGGTGTCGCTGGCCACGCTGATGATTCCGGTGCAGGTCATCATGGTGACGTTGTTCAAGCTCGTCACGACGTTCGGCCTGTACGGCAGTTACTGGGCGGTCATCCTGCCGACCTCCGCATCGGCGTTCGGTGTGTTCCTGGCCCGGCAGTTCATCCTGGCCATTCCGCGGGACCTCATCGAGGCGGCCCGGATCGACGGAGCCGGCCACCTGCGGGTCTTCGCCCGGATCGTGCTGCCATTGTCGCGGCCGCTGCTGGCGGTGCTGTTCTTCATGAGCGTGCTGCAGACCTGGAACGACTTCGCCTGGCCGTTGATCGCTCTGAAGCAGAACCAGCTCTTCACCCTGCCGATCGGACTGCTCTACCTCCAGGGTCAGTTCGGCTCGGACTACGGGGGGACGATGGCCTTCGCGCTGCTGAACGTGACGCCGATGGTGGTGCTGTTCCTGATCTTCCAGCGCTACTTCGTCCAGGGCTTCGCCCGCAGCGGCATCCGCTGA
- a CDS encoding carbohydrate ABC transporter permease, translated as MTTRREIGGVSADVSLAAWSDAAGPPPARPPADPRRKRAGFAGESATAYAFLAPNMLLLLVFVLLPLGWALVVSLQQTNGFGAGTFVGLANYGHLFGDPLFWRSTLNTVLFTIIVTPLSMALGLGVAVLLNSVLPARGLFRSILITPMAISGVATALLGLLLFDENNGVLDKLLMAVGLPAVSWQSGTTAAFASVVLVTLWWRVGFNMLIYLAGMQSIGPELYEAARLDGAGAWQRIRYVTVPLVGPSSFFLLILNVIYSFQVFDIIFVMTGGGPQNATSVLVTYAYDQGFVTRDQGYAAAIGMVLLVLMLIFTAVQWRVSRNRDLVE; from the coding sequence GTGACCACCCGCCGGGAGATCGGCGGGGTCAGCGCGGACGTCTCCCTCGCAGCGTGGTCGGACGCCGCGGGGCCTCCTCCCGCCCGGCCGCCCGCGGACCCCCGTCGGAAACGCGCCGGTTTTGCCGGCGAATCAGCGACGGCCTACGCGTTCCTGGCGCCGAACATGTTGCTGCTGCTGGTCTTCGTCCTGCTCCCACTGGGTTGGGCACTGGTCGTCAGCCTGCAGCAGACCAATGGCTTCGGGGCCGGCACATTCGTCGGCCTGGCGAACTACGGTCACCTGTTCGGCGATCCGCTGTTCTGGCGGTCGACGCTGAACACGGTCCTGTTCACCATTATCGTCACGCCCCTGTCGATGGCGCTGGGTCTGGGCGTGGCGGTGCTGCTCAACTCGGTGCTTCCGGCGCGTGGACTGTTCCGCTCGATCCTGATCACGCCGATGGCCATCTCCGGCGTGGCCACCGCGTTGCTCGGGCTGTTGTTGTTCGACGAGAACAACGGGGTCCTGGACAAACTGCTGATGGCCGTCGGCCTCCCGGCGGTTTCCTGGCAGTCGGGCACCACGGCCGCTTTCGCGTCGGTGGTGCTGGTGACCCTGTGGTGGCGGGTCGGATTCAACATGCTCATCTATCTCGCCGGAATGCAGAGCATCGGTCCCGAGCTCTACGAAGCCGCCCGACTGGATGGAGCGGGTGCCTGGCAGCGCATCCGCTACGTCACGGTGCCGTTGGTCGGACCGTCGTCGTTCTTCCTGTTGATCCTGAACGTCATCTACTCCTTCCAGGTCTTCGACATCATCTTCGTGATGACCGGCGGCGGACCGCAGAACGCGACCTCGGTGCTCGTCACCTACGCCTACGACCAGGGTTTCGTCACCCGTGACCAGGGCTACGCCGCCGCCATCGGAATGGTGCTGCTGGTGCTCATGCTGATCTTCACGGCCGTCCAATGGCGCGTCAGCCGCAATCGGGATCTCGTCGAATGA
- a CDS encoding cellulase family glycosylhydrolase, translating into MVQRPNLRLDTPRPWLGLNFWSRKGGPFMWRTYDDQLVRQELQVLVDHGMTVTRSFFLWPDFHPAPDVIDDQMVENYRQFLVASEELGIPTIPTFIVGHMSGSNWDPAWRNGRDLYRDGFMLGQQAFFIKEMVRRIGSSPAIAAWLISNEMPWYTGPTDRESARAWSIICTNAVRAGGSQRPVSLGDGVWAQEVIGTDNGFRLRDQDDTTDFFGPHSYPMGTDQTRQLQRAAFICEMSHLGKPVVLEEFGVTDTFASEINAAHYYRQTLHTSLLAGATGWIGWNNTDFDMAEVEPYNSHLYELTFGVTRLDGTPKQALLELQEFGRILEAVDVARLNRTETRTAILFAAHIDLDLPVVDLSHRVDREMMSEISWHASIAAKMAGLTPAIVRESEGIPDARLLIVPSNKAVLGATFPTLLERARAGAHVYVSWFAGTTPSQRGAWWPDIEPIFGARHRLRYGIADRTTDSVTLTFRVGLGDLAPGDTLIFRSAGPEYARSHLPLTVTDADVIAVDDAGEPALIRRRIGTGCIYLGAYPLEYFGAVRRDAHEDDEVFRLYAALAAEAGIEPDVKVPQPRIYVDQLEHADGTRYSWFVSTDPDPVVVTPQPVPGRTLVDVRNGEDLSTSFGLPPFGVRVAMHCRA; encoded by the coding sequence GTGGTGCAGCGACCCAACCTTCGCCTCGATACCCCCAGGCCCTGGCTGGGCCTCAACTTCTGGTCACGCAAGGGCGGCCCGTTCATGTGGCGCACCTACGACGACCAGCTCGTCCGTCAGGAACTGCAGGTCCTGGTCGACCACGGCATGACCGTGACCAGATCCTTCTTCCTCTGGCCGGACTTCCACCCGGCTCCGGACGTCATCGACGACCAGATGGTGGAGAACTACCGCCAATTCCTGGTGGCCTCGGAGGAGTTGGGGATCCCGACCATTCCCACGTTCATCGTGGGACACATGTCCGGCTCGAACTGGGATCCGGCCTGGCGCAACGGCCGTGACCTCTACCGTGACGGTTTCATGCTGGGGCAGCAGGCCTTCTTCATCAAGGAGATGGTGCGCCGGATCGGCTCCTCACCGGCGATCGCCGCCTGGCTGATCTCCAACGAGATGCCCTGGTACACCGGGCCCACCGACCGCGAGAGCGCCCGGGCCTGGTCCATCATCTGCACCAACGCGGTTCGGGCCGGTGGCTCGCAACGACCGGTGTCGCTGGGCGACGGGGTGTGGGCGCAGGAGGTGATCGGTACGGACAACGGTTTTCGCCTCCGCGACCAGGACGACACCACCGACTTCTTCGGGCCGCACTCCTACCCGATGGGTACCGACCAGACCCGGCAGCTGCAGCGCGCCGCATTCATCTGCGAGATGTCCCACCTGGGCAAGCCGGTCGTCCTGGAAGAATTCGGCGTGACCGACACGTTCGCCTCCGAGATCAATGCCGCCCACTACTACCGGCAGACCCTGCACACCTCGCTGCTGGCCGGCGCCACCGGGTGGATCGGATGGAACAACACCGACTTCGACATGGCCGAGGTCGAGCCCTACAACAGTCATCTGTACGAACTGACCTTCGGGGTCACCAGGCTCGACGGGACACCCAAGCAGGCGTTGCTGGAACTCCAGGAGTTCGGCAGGATCCTGGAAGCCGTCGACGTCGCGCGCTTGAACCGCACGGAGACCCGGACCGCCATCCTGTTCGCCGCGCACATCGACCTTGATCTACCGGTGGTCGATCTCTCCCACCGGGTCGACCGGGAGATGATGTCCGAGATCAGCTGGCACGCTTCGATTGCGGCAAAGATGGCCGGGCTCACGCCCGCCATCGTCCGCGAATCCGAAGGAATCCCGGATGCTCGACTGCTGATCGTGCCATCGAACAAGGCCGTCCTGGGTGCGACCTTCCCGACGCTGCTCGAACGCGCTCGCGCCGGAGCGCACGTGTACGTGTCGTGGTTCGCGGGCACCACGCCCAGTCAGCGCGGCGCCTGGTGGCCGGACATCGAACCGATCTTCGGTGCGCGCCATCGGTTGCGCTACGGGATTGCCGACCGGACGACCGACAGCGTGACCCTGACCTTCCGCGTCGGGCTCGGCGACCTCGCGCCGGGCGACACCCTGATCTTCCGGTCGGCCGGCCCCGAGTACGCGCGCTCGCACCTACCGCTGACCGTGACGGACGCGGACGTCATCGCGGTGGACGACGCAGGCGAACCGGCGCTGATCCGCCGCCGGATCGGGACGGGCTGCATCTATCTCGGCGCCTACCCACTCGAATACTTCGGAGCGGTGCGTCGCGATGCCCACGAGGACGACGAGGTGTTCCGGCTGTACGCGGCGCTGGCCGCGGAGGCCGGCATCGAGCCGGACGTGAAGGTTCCGCAGCCGCGGATCTACGTCGACCAACTCGAGCACGCCGACGGCACCCGCTACAGCTGGTTCGTCAGTACCGATCCGGACCCGGTGGTGGTCACCCCGCAGCCGGTCCCCGGCCGGACCCTGGTCGACGTGCGCAACGGCGAGGACCTGAGCACCTCCTTCGGCCTTCCCCCGTTCGGGGTGCGGGTCGCCATGCACTGCAGGGCATGA
- a CDS encoding RNA polymerase sigma factor — MRPPDVEGLLRGLAPQALGALARRYGRFTDAEDAVQEALAAAAVQWQAGLPDQPLSWLITVASRRLVDEYRRTDARRRREELAASLTVDRGSVHGEEAMSSSDDTLVVLFLCCDDVLSPALSIPLTLRAVAGLTTREIAAAYLVPEATMAQRITRAKARLRGRRFELPVEVAGRLRRVCEVLYLLFNEGYTSSSGPDLLRVDLSGEAIRLARMLRGQAPHDPEVAGLLAMMLLTEARRAGRTSPGGALVPLALQDRTRWDRSLIHEGMQLLNATLAAGRIGEYQLLASIAAFHDEAPSHVATRWGEIAKAYARLELLTGNPVVRLNRAVAVAMVQGPAAGLALLEGLELRDSHRLYAVRAHLLEGLGDLTAAAQSYAAAAARTDNARERDYLVEQAARVACVPCREPGRG; from the coding sequence GTGAGGCCGCCGGACGTCGAGGGCCTGCTGCGGGGACTTGCTCCGCAGGCCCTCGGCGCCCTCGCCCGCCGGTACGGGAGGTTCACCGACGCCGAGGACGCGGTGCAGGAAGCTCTTGCCGCCGCGGCCGTGCAATGGCAGGCGGGGCTGCCCGACCAGCCTCTGTCGTGGCTCATCACCGTGGCTTCCCGCCGACTGGTCGACGAGTACCGCCGCACCGATGCCCGCCGACGCCGCGAGGAACTCGCCGCTTCCCTGACGGTGGACCGCGGATCGGTGCACGGGGAGGAGGCGATGTCCTCCTCGGACGACACGCTGGTGGTGCTCTTCCTGTGCTGCGACGACGTGCTCTCCCCGGCGCTGTCCATCCCACTGACGCTGCGTGCGGTCGCCGGCCTGACGACGCGTGAGATCGCCGCCGCCTACCTGGTGCCCGAGGCGACGATGGCGCAGCGCATCACCCGGGCGAAGGCCCGGCTGCGAGGCCGCCGTTTCGAGCTGCCGGTGGAGGTGGCCGGCCGGTTGCGACGCGTGTGCGAGGTGTTGTACCTGTTGTTCAACGAGGGCTATACGTCCTCCAGTGGACCGGATCTGCTGCGTGTGGACCTGTCGGGTGAGGCGATCCGGCTGGCCCGGATGTTGCGCGGGCAGGCGCCGCACGACCCCGAGGTCGCCGGGCTGCTGGCCATGATGCTGCTGACCGAGGCTCGTCGGGCGGGGCGCACGTCCCCCGGCGGGGCCCTCGTCCCGCTGGCGCTACAGGACCGCACCCGTTGGGACCGGTCGCTGATCCACGAGGGGATGCAGCTGCTCAACGCGACCCTCGCCGCCGGGCGGATCGGGGAGTACCAGCTGCTCGCGTCCATCGCGGCGTTCCACGACGAGGCCCCTTCGCATGTCGCGACCCGCTGGGGCGAGATCGCCAAGGCCTACGCGCGTCTGGAGTTGTTGACGGGCAACCCGGTGGTGCGCCTCAACCGCGCTGTCGCTGTCGCGATGGTGCAGGGCCCGGCCGCCGGCCTCGCCCTCCTGGAGGGACTGGAGCTGCGCGACTCCCACCGGCTGTACGCCGTCCGGGCCCACCTGTTGGAGGGCCTGGGTGACCTGACGGCGGCAGCGCAGTCGTACGCCGCGGCGGCGGCCCGCACCGACAATGCCCGCGAGCGCGACTACCTGGTCGAGCAGGCTGCGCGCGTAGCGTGCGTCCCCTGCCGGGAACCAGGTCGGGGGTGA
- a CDS encoding YciI family protein, with the protein MRYMLLQAYGGVELENCAPMDEWTPAEVRAHVDFQHSLNAELLDRGELVDSQGLAGPDVAKFVVSDGVNPPKIVDGPYPESKELLAGYRLIDVDGLDRAVEIAARSSAAPGPGGVPIQQRIEVRQVLGAPDPEV; encoded by the coding sequence ATGCGATACATGCTGCTGCAGGCCTACGGCGGAGTCGAACTCGAGAACTGCGCGCCGATGGACGAATGGACGCCGGCCGAGGTGAGGGCGCATGTCGATTTCCAGCACTCCCTCAACGCCGAGCTCCTCGACCGCGGCGAGCTCGTCGACTCGCAGGGCCTGGCCGGCCCGGATGTCGCCAAGTTCGTGGTCTCCGATGGCGTCAACCCACCGAAGATCGTCGACGGGCCGTATCCGGAGTCCAAGGAGCTGCTGGCCGGCTACCGCCTGATCGACGTCGACGGTCTCGACCGGGCCGTGGAGATCGCGGCCCGGTCGTCGGCCGCACCCGGTCCCGGCGGAGTACCGATCCAGCAGCGGATCGAGGTACGCCAGGTGCTGGGCGCGCCCGATCCCGAGGTGTGA
- a CDS encoding extracellular solute-binding protein: protein MWGYGGSPFNGNDPNFTDSKAVAGLSHWDGLLNTLKVANPGSPTYAYNELLTALQQGKTAMAVEWNAAASTLADPKLSPISAGKLGYALLPYAQGLPATTARIFPTTHSLGISAKSQNQKAAFEFAAWYTSPEIAKAMVSSGMGSSGRFSVLTDPTIVAKQPVLAAVGASVQLYHALPAVTSFGDLLLNVMAPQINAMFTGQKSATQAAADMQSGAQNLIQKAGK from the coding sequence ATGTGGGGATACGGCGGATCACCTTTCAACGGCAACGATCCGAACTTCACCGATAGCAAGGCGGTCGCGGGCCTGTCGCACTGGGACGGCCTGCTGAACACGCTCAAGGTGGCCAACCCCGGCTCCCCGACCTACGCGTACAACGAACTGCTCACCGCGCTGCAGCAGGGCAAGACGGCGATGGCCGTGGAATGGAATGCCGCTGCCAGTACGCTGGCCGACCCCAAGCTGTCCCCGATCTCGGCCGGCAAACTCGGATACGCCCTGCTGCCCTACGCACAGGGGCTGCCCGCCACCACCGCGCGGATCTTCCCGACCACCCATTCCCTGGGCATCAGCGCCAAGAGCCAGAACCAGAAGGCCGCCTTCGAATTCGCGGCCTGGTACACCAGCCCGGAGATCGCCAAGGCCATGGTGTCGTCGGGAATGGGTTCCTCGGGACGGTTCTCGGTGCTGACCGATCCTACGATCGTGGCCAAGCAGCCGGTGTTGGCCGCCGTCGGTGCGTCGGTGCAGCTCTACCATGCCCTCCCCGCCGTGACGTCGTTCGGGGACCTGCTGCTGAACGTGATGGCGCCGCAGATCAACGCGATGTTCACCGGCCAGAAGAGCGCAACGCAGGCTGCGGCGGATATGCAGAGCGGTGCGCAGAACCTGATCCAGAAGGCCGGGAAGTAA
- a CDS encoding ABC transporter substrate-binding protein, with protein MPIAVLTAGVTLAACSGSSGTGASPGSSSASTGAGAMSSAPMSTSVGASAGASASAGAGGDGSAGAVVPMAASGQAPDATVTVCQFAGPEYDAIQHFGTQFTAMTGGKIKIKMVSIPINQNLPVTINQIRTSSTCDLVDAGAQQAADLNPYLVPLSTFMNDSTLFNATAYHLDDFPKAVQTVSSDAKRGLMSLTYGSDVQMLYYRKDLMAQWGITVPSPPAAWTWEQFEAALQTVQTKIKARHHGDVGIRRITFQRQRSELHR; from the coding sequence TTGCCCATCGCGGTTCTCACCGCCGGTGTGACCCTGGCGGCCTGCAGTGGTTCCTCCGGAACGGGTGCATCGCCCGGTTCCTCGAGTGCGTCCACCGGGGCGGGGGCCATGTCCTCGGCGCCGATGTCGACCTCTGTCGGTGCCAGTGCCGGTGCCAGTGCCAGTGCCGGCGCCGGCGGCGACGGGAGTGCCGGCGCCGTGGTGCCGATGGCCGCATCCGGCCAGGCCCCGGACGCCACGGTCACGGTCTGCCAGTTCGCCGGGCCGGAATACGATGCCATCCAACACTTCGGCACCCAGTTCACCGCCATGACCGGCGGCAAGATCAAGATCAAGATGGTGTCGATCCCCATCAACCAGAACCTGCCGGTGACGATCAACCAGATCCGCACGAGTTCCACCTGTGACCTGGTCGATGCAGGCGCCCAGCAGGCTGCGGACCTCAACCCGTACCTGGTGCCGCTGAGCACGTTCATGAACGACTCCACCCTGTTCAACGCCACGGCCTACCACCTCGACGACTTCCCGAAGGCGGTGCAGACCGTCTCCTCCGATGCGAAGCGCGGGCTGATGTCGCTGACCTACGGTTCGGACGTGCAGATGCTGTACTACCGCAAGGATCTGATGGCGCAGTGGGGCATCACCGTGCCCTCGCCGCCGGCCGCGTGGACCTGGGAGCAGTTCGAGGCCGCACTGCAGACGGTGCAGACCAAGATCAAGGCTCGCCACCACGGCGATGTGGGGATACGGCGGATCACCTTTCAACGGCAACGATCCGAACTTCACCGATAG
- a CDS encoding sugar ABC transporter substrate-binding protein — protein MHISRRQFLGAAGAAAAPLLLAGCGFTTSNSAPAANSNTLTFTTWGTDSELAGFRSVIAGFEKANAGSTVALNAVPYAQMFTNIDAQLQAGNPPDIFRVPYYTFGRYAGSGQLLDLSPHVDKSFGDRFTPAAWAAVQNTAKPFGVPHHTDTSAILYNKAAFQAAGITSVPTTLDQAWTWDQFQQVLQTLRKTMPATKYPFAYNWQGNGVTRWLSWLFEADGRFLSPDLITPAIDSAAGRSAVDFTKGFFPQRLVPPNSAVKSSTLAADLWYSQTTAMVSSGAFAIPDATKTLTFDWGATFSPRRSRAASDFGGNALVATAKTKQPALAAAFLDYLTQQEQMNTFCAGASLLPTRRDLVAGGIKFAVRPELSPVFIGQASTVQAADSGQVASPSMSKIITVLKDQLEQAFIGGQSTDKTVAGISAGIAAATAPAR, from the coding sequence GTGCACATCAGCAGGCGTCAATTCTTGGGTGCGGCAGGTGCCGCGGCAGCGCCCCTCCTACTGGCCGGCTGCGGCTTCACGACGTCGAACTCGGCCCCCGCGGCCAACAGCAATACGCTGACGTTCACGACCTGGGGCACGGACAGCGAGCTGGCCGGGTTCCGGTCGGTGATCGCCGGCTTCGAGAAGGCCAACGCCGGTTCGACGGTGGCGTTGAACGCAGTTCCCTACGCGCAGATGTTCACGAACATCGATGCCCAGCTCCAGGCCGGGAACCCGCCGGACATCTTCCGGGTGCCCTACTACACCTTCGGCCGGTACGCCGGCAGTGGTCAGCTGCTGGATCTGAGCCCACACGTGGACAAGTCCTTCGGCGATCGGTTCACCCCGGCCGCCTGGGCCGCCGTGCAGAACACGGCCAAGCCGTTCGGGGTGCCGCACCACACGGACACCTCGGCCATCCTCTACAACAAGGCGGCCTTCCAGGCTGCGGGCATCACCTCGGTGCCCACCACCCTGGACCAGGCGTGGACGTGGGATCAGTTCCAGCAGGTCCTGCAGACCCTGCGCAAGACGATGCCGGCCACCAAGTACCCGTTCGCCTACAACTGGCAGGGCAACGGGGTGACCCGCTGGCTCAGCTGGCTCTTCGAGGCCGACGGCCGTTTCCTGTCGCCCGATCTGATCACCCCGGCCATCGACTCCGCCGCCGGCCGTTCGGCGGTGGACTTCACGAAGGGCTTCTTCCCCCAGCGTCTCGTGCCGCCGAACAGCGCGGTGAAATCCTCGACCCTGGCTGCCGACCTCTGGTACTCCCAGACGACCGCGATGGTCTCGTCCGGCGCCTTCGCCATCCCGGATGCGACGAAGACCCTGACCTTCGACTGGGGCGCCACCTTCTCGCCGCGGAGGAGCAGGGCGGCCAGTGATTTCGGTGGCAATGCGTTGGTGGCCACCGCGAAGACGAAGCAGCCTGCACTGGCGGCCGCATTCCTGGACTACCTGACCCAGCAGGAACAGATGAACACGTTCTGCGCCGGAGCTTCGTTGTTGCCCACCCGCCGTGATCTGGTGGCGGGCGGTATCAAGTTCGCGGTGCGTCCGGAGCTGTCACCTGTCTTCATCGGGCAGGCGAGCACCGTGCAGGCGGCGGATTCGGGACAGGTTGCCTCACCCTCGATGTCGAAGATCATCACGGTCCTCAAGGACCAGTTGGAGCAGGCCTTCATCGGCGGCCAGAGCACCGACAAGACCGTCGCCGGCATCTCGGCGGGGATCGCCGCGGCGACGGCGCCGGCCAGGTGA